Within the Malus sylvestris chromosome 4, drMalSylv7.2, whole genome shotgun sequence genome, the region ATCATTATTAGATTTTGTTAAATTCATGCCATAAGTCGTTTGACCAACTATTTCTTTGTGAAATAATACTGGCTGAACCCTACACAAAAGAAAACCCATAAtttctttaaagaaaaaaaaaactaataatttCTCTTTCCATAAGACAACGTTAATCACCCAATCTAAAATCAATAACCAACTTACAGTCGGTTTTGGAGAGATTCAAGATCGTTTAAAAATACAGGACTTCCATCCTTCAACTTGCGCGGCTCTCAAAGTCGATTTGatactattgttttttttttatttttttgtaaactTAATTTGATACTATTTGAAAGTTAGTAAGTAATTGATAGCACAAAAAAAAGTTCTGTCAAAACCAAAAATTTCAGGTCACATGAACAcaataatatccataatattAGCTGCAGTCAACGAACCAACTCATATTCTAATTAACCTAGCTCGCTTGAGATGTTAACCCCGCGTTAACAACAAAGTACAAATGAACTTATTAGAGAGGAGGGCATACAAAACCAGGAGGAGGAGTCTTCCCACAAGTAATTAAAGCTTGAAGAGCTAGAGGAATAAATATGTTCAGGTTAAGCAGCTTAAGCCTTATAGTAGTGCAAAGGCAAATGGCGGCTTCAAGCTCAAGTAACCCTCCAAGCACTGGACAGCAAGCATTCTCAACCGGGTTCCCCAACCCAATATGTACCAAACCACCAAGGACATCCACACAAAGCCCCAGCTTCAGCGCATCTATAGGACATGTAGCTGGTGATGTAGCCGGCGGAGGGTTAAACCCTGGAACACTTCCTCCCCCACCCGGGCTACTTCCTCCTCCCCCTGGGCAACCAccgcaaccaccaccaccacctccgcctccaccaccaccaccaccaccgccacctcctccaccaccacctcctccaccgCCGCCACCACCAGGAGGGCTGCCAGTGTAAGGTGGGTAGTGAGAGGAAGGGGGTGGGATTGTCACAGGAGGGTGAGTAACTGGAGGCGTTATTACGGGTGGGGATATAACTACTGGTGGGTTCTTGGATGGTGGGTGGGGTTTATGTTGTGGTGGATGTTTTGTGGTTGGTGGGTTTGGGTGTGGAGGGTTTTTGGGATGGTGGTAAGGTGGCTGTGGTGGAGGTGATGGATGATGTGGAGGGTGTGGTTTTGATGGATGTGGTTGAGTACAAGGTGTACAAGCTTGAATTGGAGGCAATGCAATTACCATGcaaatcaagaaaatgaagaacattGCAATGACCTTGGAACTCATAATACGAGCTTTGCTAGGTTAAGTGCTGCTTGGGTTTTAATGGGTTATTTATAGGTGAATCGATGACCCGTGACTCACGATTTCTACGACACATAAGataatatatacacatattACTATATTTAAACGTGGAGCAATAAGTTGTGAAAAAACTACAAGATAGGTatgaaaataaattgaagacTTTGGATTGTTGGTCCTGTGCAAACTTCAATAAACAATCCGTGACTGCATAAGTGCAATCCGTGAATACTGCATGTGCTTGATTTCAGAAATACTTTCACCGAGTAAAGAGTTTATTATCGTGTTCCTTTATCACTTATCATCTATTGAGTTTATCTctcgttttatttattttagttgcTTTTGCGTTCTGGTCCATCCTCCATTTTTACTCTTGGTGGCGGGTTAGGGAAAGATACAGTTCGCATCTAGATGATAGAAGGATAGAGCCAGCTAACATAGGGTTTGCGCTACAGAAAGagcaattgtttattttgggTACATTTCACGATGTCAACATGTGATCTTCCAGTTTATCAGACCaataaaaatttcaagaaaAACGTCAGGGATACAGCGCCTGGTCTactaaaatgtaatttttctcgGATTATCCAATCTTCAAACCAATAGATAAAGTGATGATAGAAATTTAAATTCACATAATTTTCTTGAAGAAAATATGATGGTATCTTGAGCATATCCCAGATTTACTTGAATATCTACCACCATATTTTCTTCTAGAAACTAATGTGTGCTTGGTTTATAATTTCCTCAGTTATccaaaaaattaaccaaaatgtaAGCTATCGTTTGATAActcttttgtttttaagttttaaaagggaattgttattagtactccaaaaatctcatttgataCTCCAAAcattttataattagaaaaaaaaatacacttgtgagaagtGTAGAACGAGATATTTGAAATGTTAAAATGATCCCTGTATTTTAGTTATTGGGTCAATTTAGTCTTTGTGTTCTCAATTTGGCCAATTTGGTCCTTGTGTTTACTTCGTtagccaattaaggacatttcTATCTAATTTCTATAAAcgaaaattataaattattataaacttatttataaaattatttaactaatttaaaatatttaaaaataaaagaaaatttattctCCTCCCAACTCCTCGACCGCCTCtatgacaacccgtcccaaattttatatttttattaattttaaaagcgtgactttacgaaaatgcccttagaggcaaGGTGTATGAATTAATCCTTTAGCATTTTCTTGAAGTACTCGACATTACAGAACTGTAAACCTGATAAGTACTTTTGGTTTGGTCActctttatatatttttctaatgtatatattttatattatcatttagtgattttttttaaataaaaataaaaataaaaataaaaaaaagtggaaaaagacgaaaagaaagaagaagggggAATGGGAGACGGGAAGACAGATGGGCTGCTACCCAATCAcaggagaggaagagaggaactGACCAACTAGTGAGaagggaaaggagggaaaggaggaaaggggagaaggagagaaggAAACAGGGTCTCTTCTTTGACTCGCGTGACCCGGTCCGAGATACCAAGCACTAACGCCAATTCCGGCGTTTTTCTGGCGAGTTGGACATCCCCACCTCCTTCACTCGACTCAGTGACTCTCCTTCTTCCAATTTCAACTTAAAATATTGGGGAATTGGCTTTGATTTAGTGTAACCTGCACCGGTGGGTGCGATGGGTCCATGTCTTCGATTCCCCAATTCTGAAACAATTCCATCAAATAACTATCACCAATAGACTCCCCTAGAGGTCTGGAACAAAGCTCAAACAATTGTAGGGGCAGCGGAGCACCGGAGGTGACGAATCAAAGCCACCCATTTAAAGGGTTTCCAGCGGGTTCGaggcaaattggagcctttccaggtCGAATTGGACtaggccacaggtataaagtttactcttctcattgagatcttcattccagaaaattttgataattttttaaaatagttggattttccggcgagttggggcggccgaccgccacccgcggtgGCGCGTGGCCAGGGGACCGTCGATGTTAtccttaggctaaattagatgtcttGCGTTCATTTTTGGCAATTGTATATCATAGGTTGATTGTTTGGACTTAAATTCATTAAGATACGTTACTTGGTAAGATGTGAATCAACGATTCGACCGTTGGAACATCaccaaacttttatatgttatagtacataatatttgatgaCCATAGAAAATTACGGATCGGGATCCGATATATGGATCTTCTCTAATTAGATTCGTAAGCTCATaaataaaaggttaaccgccacttggttttggcaattggcggaaatccgaccgttggatcgtaatagGACTTTAAAATGTTgctctagaagtataatgtggatctATGGAAGTAACGGATCGGAAATCTgtgatgcagatcttccgaATTGAATTACATAAGGATTCGTTTTATGTGAATTGTGTATTTTATCGGtaagaattctgagatgtgatttgataattggtcataggcgacgatggttcgtgatgtctcgatatgcaTGCTAGAGAGTCATATCatggacctcaggtgagtgggtcttttcctttctatcgtatattatatatatggttaACAATTCCACAaacgtttataaattgattattgcatataataattgtgaatgctttgaagtactattGTGAACTACagatggcttgatccctgtttagggtacgtaggtagtctaacaagacgttagatgcagccatacaataatGGAGACAATAGCTTTGTTTAGGGAATTGAGCAGTGTGAgagacattggtggaaaatatgagatttaaccttatgatttggtggttaaatattggtcataaatcaatgtgtaaagaataaaaaatttgaagtaaggaagcgtaagtaatgataattaattaaactagtgtctagTTGGGCTTGTCACTGATAATTATTCCCGAAAATAAATAACTTGGGAGTAGGGTGTTATAGTTAATGCATTTTTATgccacataatatatatatatatagacatatatataattggaaatGCTATAACGTGGTTGAGCATCAGATTTCATCGTGgtttatttatatgtatattacctgcaCACAATTATTATGAGCgctttgaagtgcaaaggtgaacacaggacacccaggtaagttcaggtgagtttatgatattagttgaaatgatgggGTTATGGTATGACTACATATATGTTTAGGCAACTCCAACCTTGTCGTGTAGGTTACAATGATAGgtaactccgacactgtcgaaCAGGTTGCGCATGAATCGTATATTAGACAATAGATAcagttagagctcataaacctgcaccccggtgttagtgctcctgcccgTTGCCAGGgaacagtccttcacgtgatgttcacctccggcaccttatgctcaccttggatccaaggtaggtgcacagtcaTGTCGTAtcgaccactataggtggttccgacttgtaggcgACCCACGATTAtttgcacagtcttcacgtgatcgtagcacttaagtgtatttatttacactcagtcatgtcgtacataccacttttgGTGGTTCTAACTCGTGTGCAtgtatacttattgagctatagataagtcgtacaagtcactagaagtgactccgacttatgagctagcatatatgatgagatatgtgatgagctatgaaatatgtgatgatctagcatatatgatgagatatatgatgagctagcatatatgatgagatatgtgatgagctagcatatatgatgaaatatgtgatgagttagcatatatgatgagttagcatatatgatgagatatgtgatgatctagcatatatgatgagatatgtgatgagctagcatatatgatgaaatatgatatgagctagcatatatgatgaaatatatgatgagctagcatatatgatgagatatgtgatgagttagCATATacgatgagatatgtgatgagatatggataagttgtacaggtcactagaggtgactccgacttatgagctagcctTGATTGATTAGATAAGGataagttgtacaggtcacGTGAGGTGACTCCAGCTAGCATGTTGATGAGCTGTTAATTCATCCGTACAGGCCGCTCTAGGTGGATCCGACTAATATGCcatttcatattgatttatttcacctgagtACTTATTCTTATTGAGATATTTGACACGGTATAATTGTGAGACtattattttggttatggtATTGATTTATAGTCACGCCTGATATTTccgggaaattatacaggtacTACGGTGAAGGGTTACTGCCTTTGGTAGTTGGAATTGATTTGCAAAGTTTTGTTTcactcactcacattttctatttttgtaccCCTCAAGGTTCTAGCAGCAGAGttccgtatcgacgaggattcgtggcacttTTCGGTATAGATGTTTTCTTGTGATGGTATGATCATTGTCTCACCTTACAACACTATACCTATGCTCTGTATCACGCGTGAAATGGGTTCAGATTCTCTCACTGCACACTCATGTACTTAGggacttttaggttttaatttattcatattttatacattatcatactttatggtttcgtcaccttccaggtgtcggccagcacatgcATACATTATCATactctgtgggaaacgacacttattcctactctcttcagctgtgtcaagctggtttctatcattcgtacactttcttttgatcaggcatccctctccaacatgggaagcgaaggaagccacagcacacagaatgacaccccccttgcacatagtgcgaaacaacgaaagaaggaaggaaaacgagttcttcttcaagctaaagtcgatgagttggaagctcagaacaacaagatagcaatgaggaatgaggt harbors:
- the LOC126617925 gene encoding 36.4 kDa proline-rich protein-like, producing the protein MSSKVIAMFFIFLICMVIALPPIQACTPCTQPHPSKPHPPHHPSPPPQPPYHHPKNPPHPNPPTTKHPPQHKPHPPSKNPPVVISPPVITPPVTHPPVTIPPPSSHYPPYTGSPPGGGGGGGGGGGGGGGGGGGGGGGGGGGGCGGCPGGGGSSPGGGGSVPGFNPPPATSPATCPIDALKLGLCVDVLGGLVHIGLGNPVENACCPVLGGLLELEAAICLCTTIRLKLLNLNIFIPLALQALITCGKTPPPGFVCPPL